GTTCCCGTCTCTGCCCGCGACCAAGGAGGAGCTTCTGGTGAGAGCGAGCCGCCTGTGCTAGCCTGGCTGTCTGTGAGGCTAACCTGAGCTAACCCCGGCTCCATCCAGCCTTATTGTCTGGCTGCTAAAATATGCGCTCAGCTGTTGTGTATGCCAAGGACGTTTCATAATTGTACTTATCCATGAACTATATTCCGTTTACTTGTCGAAAATGTTCAATTTACTAACGATAAATCCACTTTGCTAAATAAAAAGTCTCCAAACATTAGCCACGTATGTACAGAACTGTAATGGCAACGTTACTAGTTTCTTACCCTGTGTGGCGGTGGGAAAGCACCAGTACTAGCTGTATCATCAACAACACAATCTCCAAGAATTGTACTCAGCTAATCTCACATGTAAATCTGTATTTTACAGGACTGGGCTTATCCTATGAGACGGGAAATGCAGGTATGTAAAGGGAGGAGTAAGCATGACAGCAAAATCCTTTATCTGTATTCGGATATCTCCTGATTAAGGGATTCAGTCTCAGCAACACTGTCAATAAACCTAAGACACATCACATTAAATTCTAGCTGATTTCAACCATCTAGTCCGACTTTAATTCTTAAAAAAGTATTACATTAACAGAGCCAAACCCCTACAGATAATTGTCACTATATTTAAAACTTAGATGtgatttgagtaaaaaaaaactcaaataatttTAAGAACTTTAAAAAGCATAACAGGTGTAGTAGGCATCcatattgtgtcattttttgtttttaattgttaaaatatCTCAGGCAAACTCGTGAACACAGTCTAATTACACAGTGGGCAACGCTTGGTGGAGAAACATTGTCAACGAATTTGTCAGTTGAGACAGTATTCACGAGTTTACTtggagtttttttaaaattaacacCTCTCCAATGCTTCTCTCACTGAAGAGATTaattttttagtacattttggtgctttatttattctgctttactaataaagatttttatcatttaaaagcaTGCAGTATTGAAAGATACCACAATTTTAAGGTTTTGACTATCTTAGATTACACCTGTTGTGTTAAAGGTAATTTAATACAGCAGTGGTAGCAGTAGAAAAATGATGCGGTTTGAGGTTTGACTTGGTTGTTGATACTGTTATCATGTGATTGGTCACCAAGTATCATTCTGCAATATGTGATGCACGAGGGGTGTAAACGTATGTGTATTAGTACTGTACCAGTTCAGTACAGGCCTCTAAGTAAAGTACAGATGTGTACCAAATGAATACATGTGGAGAAAAGCTCATAACATGGACAGGTAAATGAGAGCAcaacccacaccatcctggcaaccacacagcCACAGCAAACAATAGCGCTAGATAAAAGTCTCCTGTTCGGCAACACTGAATTTTCCAGTGAAAtacaacagagacagacattattcagcaggtgtgttGTTGGCACATCCTGCAGATCAATTAAAGCATTTGAAGTGACACCAAACAAACATGAATGCCACTCGGTTTGGAAGTTTAACTGCCTCTTTCCTGAGAGGACCAAAGCTATAAAGATTATTGTTAAAGCAGCCGATCTACAACCAGACAAGCTGTTGAGAAAACAGGGTTTAAACACCTGTCAAAGGTAACAGAGCCAAAGTAGAAAATTCTAATCCTCTGCCTTTCAACAAATATCCCAGCAGCCCTTTATGGACTACCATGATTAAAgtttcttcattaaaataatggtCTTCTGGTTTTGTGAATCGAATAAAACCTAAATGcggtaccttcaactgtcagcctcagagggggagagggggaCTCTGTCATGTCTACAGCTGGGTTAGAGCATTGGCAACAGCTATCCTCAGATTCCAGACAGGCTCCATCCTCTTTATCTGCTGAGATGGGCTGTAAAAATGCTCCCagactttgtagtaggtcccatcgGTTAATAAAGTAATCCAGGGTTGAAGTCAGTGTTGAAGTAGGCAGGATAGATGATAATAAGCGCACCTAATTAGCCAACTAATGGTTGCATGATGATGTGTTAAAGGTCGGCTGGGAATTTTGATATGTAGATGTATcaacctaaccttgcaaagcagatggatttgcccatttccatgtttctcactggcaaatccattttgcaaagctcccatctggcccggttagaaagtgacggaACCAATCAGCgaagaggggcagtactttaagcCTCGCCATAGTCGTGACGTACACAAGCAGCGACAAGaagccagtgcaattatggtggaagagcttagcgtggatgctgctaaagcgccagttttatcagaaattgttgacatttctttgttaaaagaagaacaaagaacagcagtgagttgttttcttttcaaaaacgacaaaagtcatgtactgacacgTCTGTAGTCGCcgtggttcgcgttattcctcggtagctgcgcatgcacaccTCAGTCATGGCTACGTCacgcgttttgttgctctgattggcccgtaaaggtgtgacagacagaacattcatcctatcacactctgagtttttatcaaagcctctgccctttcccaaacacttagtattgaaggttttccagatggatgtgtgaaacacatccatctggcgtgtcaggttagtatcaacctagttttttaaaaatgtttttttgttcattgaaGACCTTTTGTAAGGAGGTTTTAGCATTATTCCTAGttttcagcctatttattttaaaatatatttttaatgtagaAAAAACCCTccaaattaagaaaaacaaatctgtatttcattatttaattaCAGAAACGTACCAAACCAATTTCTTTTCCCATACGGTTACACCCCTATAATGCACACATAACCTTTAAAGATGGTttgtaaaatttgaaaaaatgcttATTTCTTAAGTTAATTAACAAGATGTGCATTTTTATATTGATTTGTCTATGTTTTTAATGATAacatgctttatttattttttttaggagATATTACCTGGACTCTATTTAGGTCCCTACTCTGCTGCAATGAAAAGCAAGgtcatttttactgattttttattgctatattaaaaacaaaaaaaaattagatgcACCATATGCTTTGTTCAGTAGCTCATATTATATTTTCACCCTCTTTTGCAGCTGCCAATTCTTGAGAGACAGGGCATAACACATATTGTGTGTGTCCGCCAAGATATTGAAGCCAATTTTATCAAACCTAATTTCCCTCATTCATTTAGGTAAGCAATAACTTTATTGTCTGAAATGTTGAATTTTACCCATTACACCATGTATTAATTGTGTTTGCTCATTGCAGATACCTTGTGTTAGATATTGCTGACAATCCAGTGGAAAATATTATAAGATTTTTCCCTACAGTAAGTGACTTCCTTGTTGGGGAGCTTTTCACCAAATGAAAGCTACTGGATTGACATTATGCCCTAATGTACTTTTTCTTTACCCTTTCAACAGACTAAAGAGTTTATTGATAGCTGCTTAGAAACAGGAGGTAAGGATGTatgtagtttttatttaaaatcacagcgtcaaagagagaaaagacacaataaacttttcttgtattttttaggAAAGGTACTGGTTCATGGTAATGCAGGGATATCAAGAAGGtgggtttttttaatcacagcattttatATTCTTGCATTGTATCTCATGCCCTTTAATTTACatgccctttttttttcaaccatagACAATTTTGAGGTATCCTTGAATAGTGTGGCTGTATAGTTTTTGACTGACCTCTAAGACTAAAGCAAGCAAAAATCTGAATTACTGTTGTAAAAGTAAAACTCACTCTTATTTTTGTCTTCCAGTGCTGCCTTAGTGATTGCGTACCTTATGGAAACATTTGGAATGAAGTACAGGTTTGTTTATTCTCAGTTTATAACActttctttaaagaaatataaagtaaatGTAGATTGTGCATTTAATAGCAGTATATAAAGAGAACAATCCAGCTGCAACTAAATAGTAGACTTTTGGCTTAAACTGTTGGGGGTTTACAAAAATACAGTATTTACTATTTAGGGATTGGAGACATTTTATTAAGTACCTCTATTAACAGGAGCTCAAAAGTATTTCGCCTGCCAGTTCACAAATAtaactgcagtttttgttaCTAGGAGGaaaatcatttcattttcttctctGGAGATGCTTTGCCAGGCTTTTACTGCCTTCAGTTGCTGTTTGTGAGTCTTTCTgccttctgttttgttttcagtaaCTGAAAAGATTCTCTGTTGGGTCAAGATTAGGTGAAATCTCTGGGGTTACCTTAGCGTAATGTTCTGGATGATGACCCAGAACATACCTTAGCGGTATGTTCTGGGTCATCATCCATTCCTTTCCTTCCCCAAGCGTTTCTCCTCCTCTCATTCTGGGACaagtttgttttggtttcacCTGTTTAAAGAAGCTGATTCCAGACCTTGAGAGGCTTTTTAAAGTCTTCTGGTGAAGTCTAATCTGGCCTCACTGTTCTTTAAGTTTACCTGTGGTTTTTAGTTTGTTGTAAAGCTTATGTGTTTACACTCATGGAGGCATCTCTTGGTTGTTGACTTTGACAGGGAGATACCGACCGCCTCCAGAGTATGCTTGACTTGAATAGATGTGGTGAAGTTGTCTTCCATGGTCTTCAAGGCTTTTTGATGTTGCAGAGCCTTTCTTTTAATGTACCAAATTATTGATTTGCcacctttttccttttcctttaagatttatttttgggctttttatgcctttagtGACAGCAGAGGACAATTGATAGAATTGGAAAcggggatgagagagctggggagaaacatgcaggaaagtgacAAGGGGCATCTTAAACCACAAGGCCACCTATGCCCcattgtcacttttttgctaTCTCATTGATAGATTTTCTCAGGCTAATTATGGCCTCCTTCACTTGCATTGATACTTCTCTAGACTATTTTGATAGTTCCAGTCAAACTGCTACCCAGTGTCAGTTCAGCACTTGAAATCCAGACCTTTATCTGCTTTGTTGGTCTTAAAGTTACAGGGAAACTGCTTTTGAGACTGCTTGTCAGTCAATTGTCCAAATACTTCTTAGCCTCTGATAATAGAGGTACTCtaaataaattgttttaatttgtaattCTATTATCTATTATAAATCTATTGCAATGGtcagaagaagcaaaaatgataaaaattggGTCACTGTGGcaataaataaaggcatttctGTAAGTGCTGAGTACAAGTACAGCCTGCTGTTTGCAGTTTTACATCTTCATGTTTCAGAGGCTCTGGTTTTAAGTTCTGTTAATTTTACAGGGATGCATTCAGCCACGTTCAAGAGAGGAGGTTCTGCATTAACCCAAATGTGGGCTTCGTGCATCAGCTACAGGTAACTTCTGACTTCTACGCATGCACTACTGAATCAGTGCACGGCTAAAGTATTAGGAAAATTAACATTTACATTAAAGATTCAAAAGTTTGTATGTATGGCTAGTTAAAGCTGTGCCTCTTTTGACAATTTAAGCAATATGAGATATTgaatatgaaaataatttaagcaGCTCTTATTTGTTCTCATCAGGCTTTTTCTATTGACCTATTATCTACTACAGAGGTTTCTTTACTATCTCTGGTCTCTTCTTCAGTCTTCTCTTTGTCAGCCATTGTAATGTTACAAcagctgtgtttttctgttttctagcTTTCAAGTAGGCCTACATGATATGAGaacaatatatgatgtgtgatAACACTGATCAAAATTGTGATAACAATGAGAAGTGTGATAAATGAAGAAATACGAAAGACTGCAAAACAGCTATAAAACACAGTTAAAATGTATATCTGCTGCTTGATTTTGTGTACAGTGCCTGCATTTGCAAGATATTTGTCCTGAATCAAGAATCAatccaaaacatttttagtaaCATTGTGAATAAAACTTAGCGTTGGTTCATGCAGGATACAGTAGTCATACACCTAGCCGTGATTAGCTGACAGcaagctgatcccaattatcgcctcaCAGCTCCCATAGCAAATCACAGCTCTTTGTCATTACACAGCAgtacatttaaatatgacgtacttctcactaatccctgcatTAATGCCGATGCACCACgctactgctgctggcaaagcttcacctccacaACCCCAGCCTCCTcgtttatagcataaagcttgttgcaccatcATATTCATTCatactactatggattaattgtttTTGAACTAATCAAAGTGAGGTTTATGtaacagctgccctaaattaactgCATTGGTAATTACTGAgatcatttttatgcttttgcaATGGTTAAtccaccaatatgtagaagctctttaaccaaaattatgtttttaatactaaaatataattattattgttatccacaaattttcaaatttactgatttacaaaaaaactgaaaaaatagtaaagcacattaatatttattgaataatatgtcaaattgtagttatttacttgcattcctgaacagaaaaatgagttttagtggctgaatgttatgcttgattcatttctgacttttcagagaagcccagtgagctggcttaaatttgggtataaagaggtgaattcagtttgaaattcctcattcctgttcaaaatggtaaaacgtg
This sequence is a window from Cheilinus undulatus linkage group 1, ASM1832078v1, whole genome shotgun sequence. Protein-coding genes within it:
- the styx gene encoding serine/threonine/tyrosine-interacting protein, producing MDEENKLQFPSLPATKEELLDWAYPMRREMQEILPGLYLGPYSAAMKSKLPILERQGITHIVCVRQDIEANFIKPNFPHSFRYLVLDIADNPVENIIRFFPTTKEFIDSCLETGGKVLVHGNAGISRSAALVIAYLMETFGMKYRDAFSHVQERRFCINPNVGFVHQLQEYEAIYLAKLTIKMMSPMQLGRSFSIQAGMPGSRKRSLEEDDDFGAMQRRPEWGSRHKGK